The Coregonus clupeaformis isolate EN_2021a chromosome 6, ASM2061545v1, whole genome shotgun sequence genome has a segment encoding these proteins:
- the LOC121567942 gene encoding mitochondrial uncoupling protein 2, whose translation MVGVKPTDLAPTAAVKFFGAGTAACIADLITFPLDTAKVRLQIQGESKSSEGKMVVKYRGVFGTINTMVKTEGPRSLYNGLVAGLQRQMSFASVRIGLYDSMKQFYTRGTDNAGIGSRLMAGCTTGAMAVAFAQPTDVVKVRFQAQIRGAEGEGVKRYNGTMDAYRTIARTEGIRGLWKGCGPNITRNAIVNCSELVTYDIIKELILKYNIMTDNLPCHFTAAFSAGFITTIVASPVDVVKTRFMNSSAGKYNSAINCAITMMRNEGPKAFYKGFMPSFLRLGSWNIVMFVTYEQIKIHVMRAQQSWESPI comes from the exons ATGGTTGGAGTGAAGCCCACAGACTTGGCCCCTACAGCAGCTGTTAAGTTCTTTGGAGCTGGAACTGCAGCCTGTATTGCTGACTTGATCACCTTCCCCTTGGACACAGCTAAAGTTAGGTTGCAG ATCCAGGGCGAGTCCAAGTCCTCTGAAGGGAAGATGGTGGTGAAGTACAGAGGTGTGTTTGGCACCATTAACACCATGGTGAAAACAGAGGGGCCCAGGAGCCTCTACAACGGCCTGGTGGCGGGTCTCCAGAGACAGATGAGCTTCGCCTCGGTCCGCATCGGCCTCTATGACTCCATGAAGCAGTTTTACACCCGGGGAACAGACA ATGCAGGCATTGGGAGTCGGCTGATGGCAGGCTGTACAACCGGGGCCATGGCAGTAGCCTTTGCTCAGCCAACAGATGTGGTGAAAGTGCGGTTCCAGGCTCAAATCAGGGGAGCAGAAGGGGAGGGGGTGAAGAGATATAACGGCACCATGGATGCCTACAGGACCATCGCCAGGACTGAGGGCATCAGAGGGCTCTGGAAGG GTTGCGGCCCAAACATAACTCGTAACGCCATAGTGAATTGTTCGGAGCTGGTGACTTATGACATCATCAAGGAACTTATCCTGAAGTATAACATCATGACTG aTAACCTGCCCTGCCATTTCACGGCAGCCTTCAGTGCTGGTTTCATCACCACTATTGTGGCGTCTCCTGTAGATGTAGTGAAGACCCGGTTCATGAACAGTTCAGCTGGAAAATACAACAGCGCTATTAACTGTGCTATTACGATGATGAGAAACGAGGGACCCAAAGCCTTCTATAAAGG GTTCATGCCTTCTTTCCTTCGCCTTGGCTCCTGGAACATCGTAATGTTTGTCACATATGAGCAAATCAAGATACATGTGATGAGAGCTCAGCAGTCCTGGGAGTCTCCTATCTAA